One Desulfovibrio sp. genomic window carries:
- a CDS encoding TIGR01212 family radical SAM protein (This family includes YhcC from E. coli K-12, an uncharacterized radical SAM protein.) — protein MQRWHTLAAHYNHRCGCRVQKIPLDAGASCPNRDGILSRSGCTFCNANGSGSGRAKRGDTLLQQWNALRAVYLRDDPNTRFVAYLQSFSNTYGPQERLQQLLHNVRSLPDCFGVAVGTRPDCLDDPKLDTLAALDCDLWLELGLQTVHDHTLTRINRGHSAADGEKAVRMAAERGIAVCVHLMAGLPGENERHFLQSLDWALSLPIKGLKLHNVFVPKGTELARQYAAGLYHPLWRDEYVDMLCAALPRIPSTIVIHRLQSDPAPRELVAPIWATDKRGLLGDLRRALGARDLWQGKACDSPDVCPAVFFGSGCVRANF, from the coding sequence ATGCAGCGTTGGCATACTCTGGCCGCCCACTACAATCACAGGTGCGGTTGCCGGGTGCAAAAAATTCCACTTGATGCCGGGGCTTCCTGCCCCAACCGCGACGGTATTCTTTCGCGTTCTGGCTGCACGTTTTGCAATGCCAACGGCTCTGGCTCGGGGCGTGCAAAACGGGGCGATACCCTGTTGCAGCAGTGGAATGCCCTGCGTGCCGTGTACCTGCGGGACGACCCCAATACGCGCTTTGTTGCGTATCTGCAATCCTTCTCTAATACCTATGGGCCACAAGAACGCCTGCAACAACTGCTCCATAACGTTCGCAGCCTGCCCGACTGCTTTGGCGTGGCCGTGGGAACCCGCCCCGACTGCCTTGACGACCCCAAGCTCGACACCCTCGCGGCCCTCGATTGCGACCTGTGGCTGGAGTTGGGCCTGCAAACGGTTCACGACCATACGTTGACCCGCATAAACCGGGGGCATTCTGCCGCTGACGGCGAAAAAGCCGTGCGCATGGCCGCAGAACGGGGCATAGCCGTGTGCGTTCACCTGATGGCCGGTCTGCCCGGCGAGAACGAGCGCCACTTTTTGCAAAGCCTCGACTGGGCGCTCTCGCTGCCCATCAAGGGGCTCAAGCTGCACAACGTGTTTGTTCCCAAGGGTACAGAACTGGCCCGCCAGTACGCTGCAGGCCTCTACCATCCCCTCTGGCGCGATGAATACGTGGACATGCTCTGCGCCGCTCTGCCGCGCATCCCCTCCACCATTGTCATTCACCGCCTTCAGAGCGACCCGGCCCCTCGCGAGCTGGTGGCCCCCATATGGGCCACGGACAAGCGCGGTCTGCTGGGCGATCTGCGGCGGGCGCTGGGGGCACGGGATTTATGGCAAGGCAAGGCCTGTGACTCCCCTGATGTGTGTCCGGCGGTCTTTTTCGGCTCTGGCTGCGTCAGAGCCAATTTTTGA
- a CDS encoding GntR family transcriptional regulator — translation MKQINTKASSTAYEAIRSMISQGQLCPGEELSERSLAESLQLGRTPVREAIKELCREGVLMSVPLRGTFVQRLSVEDLKEIHEVRLALEGMAAKLAAEKGGSPELRACMADLESLPDGPELDTFEAQRIGWDFHKAIFQAAGNARLAKLYADVRVQNSLAMQRVKNYDAERTRVVIKEHIAIGTAILDRNQTLAHQLVWDHLQKAMEAKLRSLVAVLG, via the coding sequence ATGAAGCAGATAAACACCAAGGCATCATCCACAGCGTATGAAGCTATCCGTTCCATGATCTCGCAGGGGCAGCTCTGCCCAGGCGAGGAACTTTCGGAACGCAGCCTGGCCGAAAGCCTGCAACTTGGCCGCACTCCCGTGCGCGAAGCCATCAAGGAACTGTGCCGCGAGGGCGTGCTCATGAGCGTGCCCCTGCGGGGAACCTTTGTGCAGCGCCTTTCTGTCGAAGACCTCAAGGAAATCCACGAGGTGCGCCTGGCGCTTGAAGGCATGGCCGCAAAGCTGGCGGCGGAGAAAGGCGGCAGTCCCGAGCTGCGCGCCTGTATGGCCGATCTGGAGTCTCTGCCCGACGGGCCGGAGCTCGATACCTTTGAAGCGCAGCGTATCGGCTGGGACTTTCACAAGGCCATTTTTCAGGCTGCGGGCAATGCGCGGCTGGCAAAACTGTATGCAGACGTGCGCGTGCAAAACTCGTTGGCCATGCAGCGCGTCAAAAATTACGATGCGGAACGTACGCGCGTGGTGATCAAGGAACACATCGCCATCGGCACGGCCATTCTGGATCGCAATCAAACCCTGGCTCACCAGCTTGTCTGGGATCATCTGCAAAAGGCCATGGAAGCAAAGCTGCGGTCACTGGTCGCAGTGCTTGGCTAA